Within Thermus sp. CCB_US3_UF1, the genomic segment CTCCTGCGCCACGTTCCGGAGGAGGCCCTGGGCGGGCTTTACGAGGCCCTTTTGCAAGCGGGGCTTGCCCATGCGGACGCCCACACCCTCCTGGACATCACCCGCTGCCCCGGGGCCGACACCTGCAACCTGGCCCTCACCCGCTCCCGGGGCCTGGCCCAGGCCCTAGAGGAAAGGCTAAGGGCCCTTCCCCTGGCCCAGGACCCGGGGATAAAGGCGGTGAGCCTCAAGATCTCCGGCTGTCCCAACTCTTGCGGACAACACCACATCGCGGACATCGGCTTCTACGGCTCCAGCCGCAAGGTGGGGGAAAGGGAGGTGCCCCACTACGTCCTCCTCCTGGGGGGGCGCACCCGCGAGGGAGAAGCCCGTTTTGGCCAGGTGGTGGGCCGCATCCCCGCCCGCCGGGTCCCCGAGGCCGTGGAAAGGATCCTGCGGCGTTACCTGGAGGAGCGGGAAAACGGAGAAGGCTTCCAGGCCTACCTGGACCGGGTGAGGGTGGCCTCCTTCAAGGCTATATTGGAAGAGTTTCAGGAAGTTCCCCCTTACGAGGAGGCGCCCGAGTTCTACCAGGACCTCGGAGGGGAAGGGGAGGCCTTCAGCGTGCGGCTTGGGCGCGGGGAGTGCGCGGTATAGGGGGTGGGGATGCGCATCGCCTACGCCGGCTTGAGGCGGCAGGAGGAGTTTAAGGCCTTAGCCCAGAAGCTCGGCTTCACGCCCCTTCTCTTCCCCACCCAGGCCACGGAAAAGGTCCCCGTGCCCGAGTGGGAAGACCACCTCCTGGAACTCGGCAGGGGGGTGGACCTCTTCCTGGCCACCACCGGGGTGGGGGTGCGGGACCTCCTCCAGGGGGCGAAGACCCTGGGCCTGGACCTTAGGGGGCCCTTGGCCGAGGCCCACCGCCTGGCCCGGGGAGCCAAGGCGGCCCGGGTCCTGCGGGAGGAGGGCTTACCCCCCCAGGCCACCGGGGACGGGACGAGCCCAAGCCTCATCCCCCTCCTCCCCCAGGGGGCGGGCAAGGCAGCCCTGCAGCTTTACGGCAAACCCTTGCCCCTCCTGGAAACGGCCCTGAGGGAAAGAGGGTACCAGGTCCTTCCCCTCATGCCCTACCGCCACCTGCCAAACCCAGAGGGCATCCGGGCCCTGGAAGAGGGCATCCTCGAGGGCGCGGTGGAGGCCGTGGCCTTCGTGGCCGCCATCCAGGTGGAGTTTCTCTTTGAAGGGGCCGAAAACCCCAAGGCCCTCCAGGAGGCCCTGAACACCCGGGTGAAGGCCGTGGCCGTGGGCCGGGTCACCGCCGACGCCCTGAGGGAATGGGGGGTGAGGCCCTTCTACGTGGACGAGAAGGAACGGATGGGCAGCATGCTGCAAGGCTTCAGGAAGGCCTTGGAGGAGGAGCCATGGGCTACTTCCCCCTGATGCTGGACCTCCGCGGCAAGCCCGTCCTCCTCGTCGGCGGCGGGCCCGAGACGCCGCAAAAGCTCAGGGCCTTGCTGGAAGCCGGGGCCGAGGTCACCGTCCTGGCCCAGGAGGACCCGGGGGACCTCGAGGCCCTGGCCCAGGAGGGCCGCATCCGGTGGGTGCGGCGGGGCTACCGAAGGGGGGACCTGGAGGGCTTTTTCCTGGTGGTAAGCCACCCCAAGGACAAGGCCATCCACCCCGAGGTGCGGCGGGAAGCAGAGGAAAGGCGCATCTTCCTGGTGGCGGTGGACGACCCGGAAAACGCCAGCGCCATCCTCCCCGCGGTGCTGCGCCGGGGGGAGCTGGTGGTGGCCCTT encodes:
- a CDS encoding uroporphyrinogen-III synthase, with translation MRIAYAGLRRQEEFKALAQKLGFTPLLFPTQATEKVPVPEWEDHLLELGRGVDLFLATTGVGVRDLLQGAKTLGLDLRGPLAEAHRLARGAKAARVLREEGLPPQATGDGTSPSLIPLLPQGAGKAALQLYGKPLPLLETALRERGYQVLPLMPYRHLPNPEGIRALEEGILEGAVEAVAFVAAIQVEFLFEGAENPKALQEALNTRVKAVAVGRVTADALREWGVRPFYVDEKERMGSMLQGFRKALEEEPWATSP
- a CDS encoding bifunctional precorrin-2 dehydrogenase/sirohydrochlorin ferrochelatase yields the protein MGYFPLMLDLRGKPVLLVGGGPETPQKLRALLEAGAEVTVLAQEDPGDLEALAQEGRIRWVRRGYRRGDLEGFFLVVSHPKDKAIHPEVRREAEERRIFLVAVDDPENASAILPAVLRRGELVVALSTSGAAPALAVRLKERFAALLPLAYGELVAYLRTLRPRIAQIPDFEARKRLWYRIVDQALEALDLDPKEGLPKAMAKAEAALEEVWTR